Proteins encoded by one window of Diachasmimorpha longicaudata isolate KC_UGA_2023 chromosome 20, iyDiaLong2, whole genome shotgun sequence:
- the LOC135171568 gene encoding uncharacterized protein LOC135171568: protein MVTAQLKVLDHSHHPKRCRALLDTCSTSNFMTEHLANSLKLPKREFIVPIGALNSMNTSTKHLVTATICSRITNFKKTLDFLTVPNISSVVPDQHLDHHSINIPANLPLADPEFYQPGQIDMLLGCGITLSMLGTAKLRLSSKDQPDLYLMRSSLGWIIGGEAPVRQSPVLFTCHLTNTADLQLDLTRFWETEEATLEPKPIENACEEHFSANFSREPSGRYVVALPFNEKIDKLGESRSRAYHRFKACERKLLQNPELKLQYDAVLQEYLDLGHMTEVNSHHLSDHGYYLPHHAVFKEGSLTTKLRVVFDGSAQTNTGISLNDTLQVGPTIQGSILSLLVRFRLHQYVLTADIEKMYRQVLVRPEDHKYQRILWRNDDGPVRTYQLNRVTFGLSAAPYLAIRCLHQLATDEAH from the coding sequence ATGGTAACGGCACAATTGAAAGTACTTGATCATTCGCATCATCCGAAGAGGTGTCGCGCTCTTTTGGATACTTGCTCCACCAGCAACTTCATGACGGAACATCTGGCCAATTCCTTGAAACTACCGAAAAGAGAATTTATTGTCCCAATTGGTGCGTTGAATTCAATGAACACTTCAACGAAACACCTGGTCACGGCAACTATATGTTCGCGGATTACCAACTTCAAGAAGACATTGGACTTCCTGACAGTTCCCAACATCTCATCTGTAGTTCCGGACCAACATCTTGATCACCACAGCATCAATATACCAGCCAACCTCCCATTAGCAGACCCGGAATTTTATCAACCTGGACAAATCGACATGCTCTTAGGTTGTGGTATAACGCTCTCAATGCTTGGTACAGCAAAGCTACGGTTATCTTCCAAGGATCAACCAGATTTATATTTGATGAGATCATCGCTCGGTTGGATCATCGGTGGAGAGGCTCCCGTTCGACAATCACCGGTTCTCTTCACATGTCATCTCACAAATACTGCAGATCTACAGCTCGATCTGACAAGGTTCTGGGAGACTGAAGAAGCTACATTGGAACCAAAACCCATTGAGAATGCTTGCGAAGAACATTTTTCCGCTAACTTCTCAAGAGAACCCAGTGGCAGATACGTTGTGGCGCTCCCGTTCAATGAGAAGATTGACAAGCTGGGAGAATCTCGCTCGCGAGCTTATCATCGTTTCAAGGCCTGCGAACGGAAATTACTCCAGAATCCGGAGCTTAAACTTCAATATGATGCAGTTCTCCAAGAATACCTCGATCTTGGGCATATGACTGAAGTAAACAGTCACCACCTCTCCGACCATGGTTATTATCTCCCACACCACGCTGTCTTTAAAGAAGGAAGTCTGACAACAAAGCTCAGAGTAGTCTTCGATGGATCGGCTCAAACTAACACGGGTATCTCCCTAAACGATACTCTTCAGGTTGGCCCCACCATTCAAGGCAGCATCCTTTCTCTTCTGGTGAGGTTTCGGTTACATCAGTACGTTTTAACCGCCGACATTGAGAAAATGTACCGCCAGGTACTGGTGAGGCCAGAAGATCATAAGTATCAACGGATCTTGTGGCGTAACGATGATGGTCCAGTCCGAACCTACCAGCTAAACAGGGTCACTTTTGGACTATCAGCTGCACCTTATCTCGCCATAAGATGTCTACACCAACTGGCTACTGATGAAGCCCATTAA
- the LOC135171569 gene encoding uncharacterized protein LOC135171569, with translation MYVDDLLTGAETREQAVAIRDEIAQLVQRGGFNLRQWASNDPTLLEDLAPEDINRHLIITDSPTMKTLGLYWKSTSDHIKYKVKLLEENSPVTKRVVLSETAKIFDPLGLLAPVIIIAKTFIQRLWKLKLSWDSPLPDDVQREWREFYQQLPALEDLQYPRRALSQQTEKIELHGFCDASNMAYGACIYVRSISSNGAVQLSLLCAKSRVAPLTDKPFSPRLELCGAVLLAKLMVNVRSIIHIKIQREIYWTDSTVVLHWLHTAPTRLLPYVANRVSEIQQKSNIANWRHVRTHENPADLISRGQIPKEFIKPSLWKEGPAWLLQDEHHWPILELHFPSDPPELRKQHPFPSSTKCFLTIMEQRSGNVLSWYSSLTKLQRIIAYCRRCITHTKGPLTPDEMTAALHSITHWVQQETLAPVIAVLRDQPRGQKAAALAPLIKLNPFLDERGVIRVGGRLRNSNIPFSQRHPMILPKNHHVTDLVIHQEHQRHLHAGAQATLCAIRHRFWIQDGRNKVRHIIGSCVKCIRHKPPPVNYIMGNLPKARVTESRPFSNVGVDYCGPFFIKERKIRNRGRVKVWVSVFVCLAVKAVHLEIVSDLTTEAFLAAFRRFIARRGLCDNIYSDNGTCFVGANNELQEIYTFLQNADHQEKIQTFATTKSIQWHFIPPQSPHFGGLWEAAVKSFKIHLKRIVTNELLTLEQLNTLVIEIEAVLNSRPLTPLSPDPNDLQALTPGHFLIGEALTTLRGPDFRETPSNRLSTWQHLQKLKQDFWTRWHREYISELNLRNKWAHGQHHITVGTIVLVKEDNLPPQQWAMGRVVQIHPGADGVIRTVTLQTPKGLLNRNVRKLAALRRPYGPNKARPSTFILWPYFSHSIQEFMCKSTFNSNIIQPFDSSSKNKQNIWSFEPDPGIKFSVCERKQTPEIKTTAPGNTHG, from the exons ATGTACGTTGACGATCTCTTGACTGGGGCGGAAACAAGAGAACAAGCAGTAGCCATCCGAGACGAAATAGCACAGTTGGTACAACGGGGAGGCTTCAATTTACGTCAATGGGCCTCCAATGACCCCACTCTATTGGAAGATCTAGCACCCGAGGATATCAACCGTCATTTAATCATCACCGATTCTCCTACAATGAAGACTCTAGGTTTATATTGGAAATCTACGAGTGATCACATTAAGTATAAGGTGAAATTATTGGAAGAAAATAGTCCAGTGACAAAACGGGTTGTCCTCTCTGAAACAGCAAAGATCTTTGATCCTTTGGGCCTCCTAGCTCCAGTCATCATCATTGCTAAGACATTTATTCAACGGTTGTGGAAATTAAAACTCAGTTGGGATTCACCACTGCCAGATGATGTGCAAAGGGAGTGGAGAGAATTTTATCAACAGCTGCCAGCGCTGGAAGATCTGCAGTATCCACGTAGGGCTCTCTCCCAACAAACAGAGAAAATTGAACTTCATGGCTTCTGCGATGCCAGTAACATGGCTTATGGCGCCTGCATTTATGTCAGATCCATCAGCTCCAATGGCGCTGTTCAATTGTCTCTGTTGTGTGCTAAATCACGTGTTGCTCCATTGACAGACAAACCTTTCTCACCGCGACTGGAGTTGTGCGGAGCAGTCTTACTAGCCAAGTTGATGGTCAATGTCCGTTCCATCATCCACATCAAGATCCAGAGAGAGATTTATTGGACGGACTCGACTGTGGTCTTACATTGGCTACATACAGCTCCAACGAGACTCCTACCATATGTTGCCAATCGAGTCTCTGAAATTCAACAGAAGTCGAACATCGCCAATTGGAGGCACGTCAGAACTCATGAAAACCCAGCTGACCTGATATCACGAGGACAAATACCAAAGGAATTCATCAAACCCTCATTATGGAAGGAAGGTCCAGCATGGCTTCTCCAAGACGAGCATCATTGGCCTATACTCGAGCTTCATTTTCCGTCCGATCCTCCAGAGTTGAGAAAGCAGCATCCATTTCCCTCATCAACGAAATGTTTTCTGACCATCATGGAACAACGCAGTGGGAACGTACTGTCTTGGTATTCATCACTGACTAAGCTTCAGCGTATTATCGCTTACTGTCGCCGCTGCATAACCCATACCAAGGGTCCACTCACTCCAGATGAGATGACTGCAGCTCTGCACAGTATCACGCACTGGGTTCAGCAGGAAACCTTAGCTCCAGTGATTGCTGTCCTTCGCGATCAGCCCCGCGGGCAGAAGGCTGCCGCCCTAGCGCCCctcattaaattaaatccaTTTTTGGATGAACGGGGAGTGATCCGTGTAGGTGGTCGCTTGAGGAATTCCAATATTCCATTCTCTCAACGTCATCCCATGATCCTGCCTAAAAACCATCATGTTACGGATCTCGTAATACACCAGGAGCACCAACGACATCTCCATGCTGGTGCCCAGGCGACACTCTGCGCCATACGACATCGATTCTGGATCCAGGATGGACGCAACAAAGTACGACACATTATTGGTTCCTGTGTCAAATGCATACGCCACAAACCACCACCAGTAAACTATATAATGGGTAACTTACCGAAGGCACGTGTAACCGAATCTCGTCCTTTCAGCAACGTCGGTGTCGATTATTGTGGGCCTTTCTTTATCAAGGAAAGAAAGATCCGCAACCGGGGACGTGTGAAAGTATGGGTATCAGTGTTCGTCTGTCTTGCTGTGAAAGCAGTACACCTAGAGATTGTCAGTGATTTGACTACCGAAGCTTTCCTGGCTGCATTCCGTCGTTTCATCGCACGGAGAGGACTCTGTGACAACATATATTCCGACAACGGGACCTGTTTTGTTGGAGCCAAcaatgaactccaagaaaTTTACACATTCCTCCAGAACGCGGATcatcaagaaaaaattcagacatttGCCACAACAAAATCTATACAGTGGCATTTCATTCCTCCTCAATCACCGCATTTTGGAGGGCTATGGGAAGCAGCGGTCAAATCTTTCAAGATCCATCTGAAGCGAATTGTTACCAACGAACTCCTGACACTTGAACAGCTCAACACCCTGGTGATCGAAATCGAAGCAGTATTAAACTCCAGGCCTCTGACACCCCTCTCACCAGATCCTAATGACCTACAAGCACTCACCCCGGGTCATTTTTTGATCGGTGAAGCTTTGACAACTTTGAGGGGGCCCGATTTTCGCGAAACTCCATCTAATCGACTTTCAACGTGGCAGCATCTCCAGAAACTGAAACAAGATTTCTGGACTCGCTGGCATCGCGAATATATTAGCGAGCTCAACCTCAGGAATAAGTGGGCGCATGGGCAACACCACATAACTGTGGGTACTATTGTCTTGGTGAAGGAAGATAATTTACCCCCTCAACAGTGGGCCATGGGTCGAGTAGTCCAGATTCATCCGGGAGCAGATGGTGTCATTAGGACAGTAACGCTGCAGACACCCAAAGGGTTGTTAAACAGGAACGTAAGGAAACTGGCGGCTTTG CGCAGACCCTACGGCCCAAACAAGGCCCGACCATCCACCTTCATTTTATGGCCATACTTCTCCCACTCTATTCAAGAATTTATGTGCAAAAGCACATTTAATA GTAACATAATCCAACCGTTTGATTCTTCATCCAAGAACAAACAAAACatatggtccttcgagccggatcccGGGATTAAATTCA GTGTTTGTGAGCGAAAGCAGACACCCGAAATCAAAACAACCGCACCAGGCAATACGCACGGTTAA
- the LOC135171570 gene encoding uncharacterized protein LOC135171570: MDSTATERIYAPLSQVEESTQQQRSTATVNLNNQRISAQENINENQKSPAINSNQRHSTQPSVLLATALVKAASSRGYLIDARVLTDQGSEISFITDNLIHQLHLKRAHSTLELIGIGGTTSGTTRGVVPVVLHSTIGNQQVEITAHILKKLTTRLPSFSCSTTRIGSLQDLQLADPDYLKPGPIDIIIGSDNYGRSIKEKVIKSTSTQLVGQQTAFGWIISGPINCQGCSPRISLTAVRSSANEQLLELLQKFWVQEEINNATECHELSPEDHQCEMHFQSTHSRDETGRYVVRLPLKTSATALGDSRLKATRQLHSVMRRLQKDEAYSALYKAFIREYHQLNHLQEAPETPEPSPAYYLPHHGVLRDDAITTKLRVVFNGSSASSTGISLNDILYSGGKLQVDAVNVLTWVRKH; this comes from the coding sequence ATGGATTCAACGGCCACTGAGAGGATTTACGCCCCCCTGAGTCAAGTCGAAGAATCAACTCAACAGCAGAGATCAACTGCAACTGTGAACCTCAACAATCAACGGATCAGTGCGCAAGAGAACATCAACGAGAATCAGAAATCACCAGCCATCAACAGTAATCAACGGCACTCAACGCAACCATCTGTGCTGCTAGCCACGGCGCTAGTAAAAGCAGCATCATCACGAGGATATCTGATCGACGCCAGGGTGCTAACCGATCAAGGCTCAGAAATATCGTTCATCACCGACAATCTAATTCATCAACTCCACCTGAAACGAGCACATTCAACGCTCGAACTAATCGGAATCGGTGGAACAACTTCAGGGACCACGAGAGGAGTGGTGCCAGTCGTGCTGCACTCAACGATTGGAAATCAACAAGTTGAAATCACCGCACACATCTTGAAGAAACTCACCACACGACTGCCATCATTCTCATGTTCAACGACGAGGATCGGCTCACTACAGGATCTTCAACTAGCCGATCCAGATTATCTAAAGCCTGGACCAATCGACATCATTATCGGATCAGACAACTATGGGCGGAGCATCAAAGAAAAGGTTATCAAATCGACATCAACTCAACTAGTTGGCCAACAAACAGCATTTGGTTGGATAATATCAGGTCCAATCAACTGCCAAGGCTGTTCACCGAGAATCTCCTTAACTGCAGTACGGAGTTCCGCGAACGAACAGCTACTAGAGCTTCTCCAAAAATTCTGGGTCCAGGAAGAAATCAACAATGCAACGGAGTGTCATGAGCTATCACCAGAGGATCACCAGTGCGAGATGCACTTTCAATCGACGCACTCCAGAGACGAGACCGGGCGCTATGTTGTGAGGCTCCCCCTGAAAACCTCAGCAACAGCCCTCGGTGACTCGAGGCTCAAAGCAACACGTCAACTACACTCGGTAATGAGACGCCTACAAAAGGATGAGGCGTACTCAGCCCTGTACAAGGCCTTTATCAGAGAGTATCATCAGTTAAATCACCTTCAAGAAGCACCAGAGACTCCAGAACCCTCACCAGCCTATTATCTACCGCACCACGGGGTTCTGAGAGACGATGCCATCACCACGAAACTACGAGTCGTATTTAACGGCTCCAGCGCGAGCTCAACAGGAATCTCATTGAACGACATTCTCTATTCTGGAGGAAAACTGCAAGTGGATGCAGTCAACGTCCTCACATGGGTGAGGAAACATTAG
- the LOC135171571 gene encoding uncharacterized protein LOC135171571: MFRQIRVHQDDWDLQQILWLNEDHEEITYQLTTVTYGLNCSPWISLRVLQQLVEDEGHRFPAAVETLRNGRYVDDIYGGADSIDQLKEIATQLQGLCEAGGFPLQKWSSNSPEALQQLGLSPQNSTVHFEEAITKVLGLCWQQSTDTFKYKAKNFTSKTFTKRSVLSEIAQIFDPLGFIAPVVILGKIFIQSLWRLKLKWDDPLPTDYVRQWRKFRAEINELDKISIPRWVRLSTESINIQLHGFADASKSAMSAVVYIRSKKLNEPTSTIIVCAKTRVAPLKEMTIPRLELTAALLLTRLAKTTHQMLELNNVETHLWSDSSVALAWITSHPSRWKEFVHNRVAEIQETLPEATWRHISGKENPADCASRGISTNQLIEHPLWWSGPDWLNLEPDQWPQSTIDVPAEVSMEAKPSPAHPVAAEVNVNALAELLDRYSTLSKVLQVSATISRAMNRFRRQPTPQTPVLTPDELNKARLFWVRLTQKQFFASAIRTLRRDHQLPTGHQLAKMTPFLDELGIMRVGGRLRNAQLDADEMHPIILPRQSRLTTLVINEAHQRALHGGTQLTLAITRQKYWIIGDSGTVRSHILHCVICTRYRAQRAQQLMGQLPTARVSPSRAFLHTGVDYAGPMPILKWRPTNAQPAAVHIAVFVCLSTSAVHLELVTRQSTDAFIAAFKRFTGRRGIPQVMYRDNGSNFEGAAGVLHRLYNEESSENQQIQAALATNGTRRSFIPPRAPHFGGKWEAAVKSTKHHLKRTLRTTTLTYEELNTILIQIKACLNSRPISPMSDDPDDAHPRTLPDR, encoded by the coding sequence ATGTTTCGCCAAATTCGGGTTCATCAAGACGATTGGGATCTGCAACAAATTTTGTGGCTCAACGAAGACCATGAAGAGATCACCTATCAACTGACCACAGTCACCTATGGGCTCAACTGTTCACCATGGATATCACTAAGAGTCCTTCAACAACTGGTGGAGGATGAAGGTCACCGCTTCCCAGCAGCAGTAGAGACACTCAGAAACGGTCGCTACGTAGACGATATCTACGGCGGTGCCGACTCCATCGATCAACTAAAAGAAATCGCTACTCAACTACAAGGACTTTGCGAAGCCGGTGGCTTCCCACTCCAAAAATGGAGCAGCAACTCACCAGAAGCTCTTCAACAATTAGGCCTCTCCCCACAGAACTCAACAGTGCATTTCGAAGAAGCAATCACCAAGGTCTTAGGTCTTTGCTGGCAGCAATCAACCGATACATTCAAATACAAGGCCAAGAACTTCACCTCAAAGACGTTCACCAAGAGATCAGTGCTATCAGAgatcgcccaaatctttgatCCACTGGGATTCATCGCTCCAGTTGTCATCCTTGGCAAAATCTTCATCCAAAGTCTATGGAGATTGAAACTTAAATGGGATGATCCCTTGCCGACGGATTACGTACGACAATGGAGGAAATTTCGAGCGGAAATCAACGAGCTAGATAAGATCTCAATCCCGAGATGGGTCAGACTGTCAACAGAATCGATCAACATACAACTCCACGGGTTCGCCGATGCATCCAAATCGGCAATGAGCGCAGTAGTCTACATCAGATCAAAGAAACTCAACGAACCGACCTCAACAATCATCGTATGTGCAAAAACGAGGGTGGCACCACTCAAGGAAATGACCATCCCTCGCCTCGAACTCACCGCTGCACTACTGCTCACCCGCCTTGCAAAGACAACTCACCAAATGCTAGAACTCAACAACGTGGAAACTCACCTCTGGTCAGACTCATCTGTTGCTCTGGCGTGGATAACCAGTCATCCCTCACGCTGGAAGGAATTTGTCCACAACAGAGTAGCAGAAATCCAAGAGACATTGCCAGAAGCAACATGGAGGCACATCAGTGGAAAGGAAAATCCAGCAGATTGTGCCTCAAGGGGGATCTCAACAAATCAACTCATCGAACATCCACTCTGGTGGTCAGGACCTGACTGGCTTAATCTAGAGCCAGACCAGTGGCCACAATCAACAATAGACGTCCCTGCAGAGGTCTCAATGGAAGCGAAACCCTCACCAGCTCATCCAGTCGCAGCTGAGGTCAACGTCAACGCACTAGCAGAGTTGCTAGACAGATACTCAACACTATCAAAAGTGCTGCAAGTGTCAGCGACCATCAGCAGGGCAATGAATAGGTTCAGAAGGCAACCAACACCTCAGACACCAGTCCTCACACCTGACGAACTCAACAAGGCTCGGCTATTCTGGGTAAGACTAACACAAAAACAATTCTTTGCTTCAGCAATAAGGACCCTCAGGAGAGACCATCAACTGCCAACGGGACATCAACTAGCCAAGATGACTCCATTCCTAGACGAGCTAGGAATCATGAGAGTCGGAGGACGACTCAGAAACGCTCAACTAGACGCTGACGAGATGCACCCCATCATACTGCCTCGCCAGTCGCGACTCACCACACTGGTCATCAACGAAGCTCACCAACGAGCACTCCACGGAGGAACTCAACTCACGTTGGCAATCACCCGCCAAAAATACTGGATAATTGGCGACAGTGGCACAGTTCGATCCCACATCCTACACTGTGTCATCTGTACCAGATATCGGGCTCAACGAGCCCAACAGCTGATGGGACAACTTCCCACAGCAAGAGTATCACCATCAAGAGCATTCCTCCACACAGGGGTGGATTATGCTGGTCCAATGCCCATACTTAAGTGGAGACCAACAAATGCTCAACCAGCTGCGGTGCACATCGCAGTCTTCGTCTGCCTGAGCACATCAGCAGTGCACCTGGAGCTGGTCACGCGTCAAAGCACAGACGCATTCATCGCAGCATTCAAGAGATTCACCGGGAGAAGAGGAATCCCCCAAGTGATGTATCGTGACAACGGAAGCAACTTTGAAGGAGCTGCTGGAGTCCTACATCGATTATACAACGAGGAATCATCAGAGAATCAACAAATCCAAGCTGCACTTGCCACAAATGGAACTCGCCGGAGCTTCATCCCACCACGAGCACCCCATTTTGGTGGCAAATGGGAAGCAGCGGTGAAATCAACGAAACATCACCTGAAACGTACGCTGAGAACAACGACACTCACCTATGAAGAGCTCAACACCATCTTGATCCAGATCAAGGCCTGCCTAAACTCCAGGCCGATTTCACCAATGTCTGATGACCCAGACGACGCTCACCCCAGGACACTTCCTGATAGGTGA